The genome window GAATCTCTTGTATCTAACGATGTGGGGGCCGCAGCAAAAGAGCCCACGGAACTGTTTATCAAAAACACAGGTCTCTGCTAACACGAAAGTGGATGTATAGGGGCTGACTCCTGCCCAATGCTGGAAGGTTAAGGGGAGCGCTTCACGGTGCGAACTGAAGCCCTAGTCAATGGCGGCGGTAACTATAACCGTCCTAAGGTAGCGAAATTCCTTGTCAGGTAAGTTCTGACCCGCACGAATGGAGTAATCATGTGGGCACTGTCTCAGCGAAGGACTCGGTGAAAGTGCATTGGCGGTAAAGATGCCGTCTGTCCGTACCAGGACGAAAAGACCCCATGGAGCTTTACTACAGCTTTACATTGAATACGGTTTCAACATGTGTAGCATAGGTGGGAGACTTTGAAGCAGATACGCCAGTATTTGCGGAGTCACCAAGTGAAATACCACCCTTGTTGTGATTGTGTTCTCACGCTGACCGTTATCCGGTTAGTGGACCGTGTATGGTGGGTAGTTTAACTGGGGCGGTTGCCTCCTAAAGAGTAGCGGAGGCGTTCAAAGGTTGGCTAACTTCGGATGGAAATCGAAGTGATAGTGTATGCGCATAAGCCAGCTTGACTGTGAGGAGTACATTCCAATCAGAGACGAAAGTCGGAGCAAGTGATCCGCTGTACGTACATTTGTACATGAATGTGGGATCGACAGCGCAAACGGATAAAAGTTACCCTGGGGATAACAGGCTTATAGCGCCCAATAGTTCACATAGACGGCGCTGTTTGGCACCTCGATGTCGGCTCATCACATCCTGGAGGGGGAGCACCTTCCAAGGGTTCGGCTGTTCGCCGATTAAAGTGGTACGCGAGCTGGGTTCAGAACGTCGTGAGACAGTTCGGTTTATATCCGGTATGGACGATAGGAAACTTGAGAGGATCTACCCCTAGTACGAGAGGATCGGGGCGGACACACCTCTGGTGTATCGATTGTGGCCACCTGCTGCATTGTCGAGTAGCTATGTGCGGACTAGATAAGCGCTGAAAGCATATTAAGCGCGAAACTAACCTCAAGATAAGGTTTCCCTATGAGGACACAGAAAGACTATCTGTTTGATAGGCGCAAGGTGGAAGTGCAGCAATGCATGGAGCTAAAGCGTACTAATAGTCCCATTGCCTTTTTATGTCCTTGTCTGCTAGCGTTTATGCTTGCATAACGCTCGCGGATAAGGTAGACTTGACTAGTAATTGGTGCTTTTCAACAAGTGCCGGTCAATTAACAATTCAATTCCGTGCTGAGATTTGGACATCGAAGAAAGGGGTTTGGCCCACCGCGGAGCATATGCGGAACCAAGCGTCGTAACCCCCTCCTTCGGTGCCCATGGCGAGGAGGAAACACCTGTTCTCATTCCGAACACAGAAGTTAAGCTCCCCAGCGGCGATTATACTGCGAAAGTGGGAAACTAGCACGGTGCCGAATTATAAAAAAGACTTCCGAATAGGGGGTCTTTTTTCAGTTCTGCCAGAGGTGCTTGCGAGTAGCATAAGTATGATATAATGATGGGGAAATGGATAAAAAACAAACAGAACAGCCAGAGTCCCTTAGGCCGGAGCGTAGGGGGGTTGTGGCGATATGCGCGCCTTGGTTAAGGCGGCCAAAATCGTGGGTTATTATTGGTAGCGGTATCGTTGCCTTGGCGGGGATAGTAGTTGGGACGTTATTTGTTATTACAACACGTGGTAATGTCAGCGTCGAGCGTGTGTCCGATGAAGCCCTACAGGAAGTCGACCGTCCAGTTCGCCTAAAGTTTAGTCAGCAACTGGGCGAAGTAAAACCGAAGATTACACCAGAAGTGCGTGGCGTGTGGCGCGAAAAGCGACAGCTGTTCGGCGTTTTTGAGATGGAGTTTACGCCCGACCAGCCACTGACAGCTGATACAAATTACACCGTGGCGTTCCCGGGGGTGAGACGTTCGCTGTTTGGTCATGCAACGATCCATGATGTATCGTTCAAGACGCAAAAAGCACCACGAGTGGACACGGCGTCACTGGATGGTAAAGAAGTGATCGCGATGGATCAGGCGTTGACGGTGCGTTTAGGCTCACGGGCGGGTAAATTGCGTGATCTAGAATTGACGACTGAGCCAGCGCTTGAGCTGAAGCGTGAGTCGTCGGATGATCAAACATTTTCATGGAAATACGCTGGCCTACTAGCACCTGACACGCAGTATACCTTCAAGTTATACGATAAAGCCCAGAAGGAAGAGTTAAAACGTTTTACGGTGAAAAGTGCGCCGCTACCAGCGATTGGTTCACCGATTAAAGAGCATTCAGTGACGCCATCAGACGAATTGAAGTTGACATTTCAGGAGGCAATTGACGCAAAGGATCGGCCACATATAGCGGTTGACACGGCTGGTAATGGTTCGTGGCGGAGCGATACCGAGTACGTGTTTAAGGCAGATAAATTGGAGCCGGGCAAAACGTACACATACACCATTCCGAAAGGCTTGCGGACAGCTCGTGGAGGCGTTCTCGTCGAGGAAGTAAAAAAGACATTTACCACTAATGGGCATGTGCGTGGTGTGGGGGCGTCCCCGTGGCGAACCACTGTTGATCAAGCGGCGCAGGATGTACGGATAACCTTTGATCAGGCAGTTGACCACAAGAGCGCCCAGGATCGCCTCAGGGTGTCATCTGGTACAGTTCAGAGTATTTCCTGGCGTGGCAATACAATGATTGCTCGGGTGGTTAATATAGGCTTTCAGCGGCAAGTTCAGGTTTGGGTAGAGCCAGGTGTGCAGCCAGTGTTTGGACTGCCGAGCGTAGAGCGAATTGCGACATCGTTCACAACTAATTCACGGGTCGTCAAGCTCAATAACGTACCATTCTATCGTCAGGCGTACGCCCAAAGCTGCGAAGCGGCCTCACTGCGTATGGCCTTGGCATATCGTGGTGTGCATGATAGTGATTGGAATATCTTGCAGCGTTTTGGGTATCGTCCGCGCTCGCGAGACAAGGCGACAAATGAGTGGGACGATCCGAATGTGCAGTTTGTGGGCGACGTAAACGGCAACCAAGGTGCGGGAACGGGCTGGGGTGTATATGCCGGTCCGGTGGCGCGGGCGGCCGGTCAATATGGCCGCGGAACGTCAGTGGCATATGGCGCCAATGCGAATTTCGTAGCACAGCAAATTCACAATGGTAATCCAGTCATTGCGTGGGGCGTATGGCGGATTGGCGCAAAAATTGATAGTTGGAGGACGCCGTCAGGTCGGACGGTCAGTGGGCCGATACCGATGCATGTGCGTCTCATTGTTGGGGTTCGGGGTGAACCGCACGATCCACTTGGATTTTATGTTAATGACCCGATCTCGGGACGACTCTATTGGACGAGAGCACAGTTTGTGGCGATGACAGCTGGTGCTGGACCGGCGGCGCAGCTGTTGGCGGTACATTAATCGGTACTGAAGTGAGGATGGTATAGTCGGGGGCCCCGCGTCTTTGTCATTCATTGAGCTAGCTCTATAGAGGCGGGCTTTGTGGTCGGAAAGTTGAAGGTGGGTATATGTATTTTTCTCGTCGTCGGAGTAATTTTGACCTAGATAATTTTAGCTATTGGCGAAATTCCTTTCACAATCAAAAACCACCCATCTCGCAGAAAGGGTGGTTTTTGAGTGGTGGAACTCATCATTTCTAAGCTCCAACAGGTGCCGTCACAAGGTGTGACAGATCTCATTATAGCGAAGTAAATCGCTGATTGCAATATTTTATTCACAATAAAAACGGCTTATGTAAATGTTGACAAAGTATGAGCAGTATGATAATATGCATACATAACACATATCATGTGTGATATATAAAGGCGAGGGTTTCCATAGTAGATGATGTGGAAATCTTTTTAATTCGGGAGGAAAACTCACATGGCAGGTACAAAAATTGGCGGTATGAAAGCGGCAGCGAAAAACTTAGCGCGTGACCCAGACTTTTATGCCAAGATCGGCGCGAAGGGCGGTCGGAACGGACGGACCGGTGGCTTTGCGGCAAACCCAGCTCTGGCACGGATCGCTGGTGCTAAAGGTGGTCGCATTTCTCGTCGGCGTAAGGTAACGACGACGGCCACGACAACCGTTAATCCGACAACGACAGTATCAACAGTGCAGGCAACGGCTCAAGACGACGTGACACTGGCCGCGTAGCCACACTGCTTAAAATGATGCGGTAGCCCTCTTTCCATAGAGGGCTATTTGCGGTAGCGGCGGAGTTCGCAGGACCGAGCCTCGTTGACGCGCCAGTTGCTAGCGCAGTGAAGGCAGCGATAGTGGTGCTTGGCGATTTCTATGCCGACAGCGCTACATGTCGGGCACGTGCTGCGGGCATGTAGCCACTTGCGGTAGCTATCAAGCGCATCCTGAACGACACCGTCATTCATAGTTAGAGTAATGTTATAGCGCGGTGCTAACTGATGGACAGCTAGCTCCCAGGCCTGGCGCTCCATGGTGATGAGGTCGATGTCACGAGTATAGTGATGATGGCCCAGGATGGCGTGGGCAGTTTCGTGGAGCAGCTGGGCGATAGCGGCTGGTGACGCCTCGTTGATATAAGTGATAGTCCGTGAATGGTGTGACCACGAAAAAACATCGTCAGCTCGGAGCTGATACTCTGGGTAGTCGCTGGCCAGCTGCTTAACGATGGGCGATAGCGTTATCGTAGCAACCATAGAGTACAGATTCCTCGGGGTGTGCTGCACCAACGATGTGCGGGCAGGTGATAAATGACGGTAGTTTCTCGGTGATAAGTCCGGCTAGTGACGCAGAGAATTTATCGGTGTAGCGGCCGATACCGCCGCCGATAACGATAACGTTTGGCTGAATAGCAGCGATCAGTGCCTGCAGTCCTAAGCTGAGTCTCTTGGCGGCCTCAAACCAAGCTTCGGGCGGCGTTGCGTCCGATAATTCACCAAACTGTTGACTGAGCGCTCGTCCGGAAGCGAGGTTTTCCCACGAATCAATGGTTGACTGATACGCAACTTGCATATGACCGGCTTCACTGCTACGTAGGCTGGGGTGGAGTGTGCCGTTGAGGATAATGCTGGTGCCGATGCCTGTGCCGATAGTGACGTAGAGGCCGCAGGCTGGCTGTGGTTCAAGGCGACGTATGCTGGCGAGGCCAGCGAGGTTGGCGTCATTTTCGAGGATGATTTGGGCGTCGGGAAAGTGCTCGGCTAGGAGGTCGCGGATGGGCACCTCGCACCAGCCGAGGTTAATGCAATATGTAGCGACACCGCCAGTGACGGTGCCGGGTAGACCGATCGAGATGTCTGTAACAGGTGCGCCCTCGGCAATTACGGTAATGGTTTCAACGACTTGTTTGATATATGCTGTAATATCTGTTGGGGTGGCAAACCGAGTTGTTGTCTCTAGCGTGCCGTTGTCGGTAAATCGTCCGACCAATGTTTTTGTGCCTCCAGTATCAATCGCAATAATCATGAAACTAGTATACCCCTTTACGAGAGTGGTGACAATATGGTACAGTAAGTATTAGTAACATCAGGGAGATAATGGTATGAAGCAGAACCGCCAGCGAGGATATGTTGTAATCTACGTGATCGTAGGGGTTATTTTGGCGGCGATCGCTTTGGCAACGTTATACGGGTTGCGACAGTTATCAGCACAGAACCAGGCCGCCTCATCGACGGAAAATGCTGCGACGAGTGAGCAGCAAAAAGAGACGAACAACACGAAGTCTGACGATAAATCGGCCGACAAAAAGAAGAACGAGAAGAGCGATGAGAAAAAAGACACTTCTTCGGCTGAGGTGAAGAGGCCTGAGCAATCTCAGCAGCGCGCGCAGCATCAACCAGCACAGCCAGCCCAAAATAATGGCCATGGATCATCCCATCTGCCGGCAACTGGGCCAACTGACTCGTTGGCAGTTGGCTTTGTGCTGGGGCTAATTGTGGCTGCGGGCTTTGCGTATCGTCGGTCAATGTTGGTAGTTTAGCTTCCTTCTCTTTACTCGGGGCACTATCTACGATATAATAAAACGAGATCCCCAAGAGGTAGCTGTTTTGGCGGGCCGCTTGGATAAGAATATTAACGTAATACAGGAGTCTATTTGGACGTATGGCAAATCCATTGACCATGGACGATCTGCTTGCTCAGGCGAGCGACTCCGTGAAGCAACTAACCGCAGGCGAGGTTGTGCACGGAACTATTTTATCAATAAAGAAACACGAAGTTCTGATTGATCTGGGGCCTTTGGGCGTTGGCTTGGTGCCGCGCCGTGAGGTAAGTATGTCGAACAATTATGCAGAAGGTGACGAGGTAACTGCGAGTGTTGTCGAGGTTGAGCTGGACAACGGTTACTCACTGCTCAGTATGCGTAAAGCGGCGCGCGATCGTGGTTGGGACGAGGTCGCGACCAAATTGGAGAGCGGTGAAATTGTAACGGTGACGCCGTACGACGCCAATCGTGGCGGTCTGTTGGCTGAATATGAAGGGGTGCGCGGTTTCTTGCCGGTATCGCAGCTATCGGCTGAGCATTATCCGCGAGTTGGTTCAAGCGATAAGGATGAGATCTTGCAGCGGCTTAACGTGCTGGTCAACAAAGAGATTCGCGTCCGGATTTTGGACGCTGATCGCAAGGCGAACAAGCTCATCTTTTCTGAAAAGGAGGCCATCAAAGAAGGCCTGGCGGAGCGGTTTGAGAAGCTATCAGTCGGCGATACTGTCAAGGGTATCGTGACTGGCGTGGTAGACTTTGGCGTATTTGTGAACGTTGAGGGAATTGAGGGACTGATTCATATCTCAGAAATTAGCTGGGAGCGGGTCAACAATCCGAGCGATTACGTTAAGGTTGGCCAGACCGTGGAGGCGAAGATTATCGCTATCGACAAGGAGCGCCTCAGCTTGAGTATGAAGCAGCTAACAAAAGACCCATGGCTCGATGAGGTAGAACAATTTAAGCCAGGTGAGGACGTCGAAGGCACAGTCACACGGATTACGCCGTTTGGTGCGTTTGTGCAGCTAAGTCCAGCTGTTGAGGCTCTCGTTCACGTTTCGGAGCTGGGTGGCGATGGGACTGACCCAGAGAAAGTCTTTACATTAAATGAGCGCAAGACCTTTACCGTGCTCGAAATTGATAAAGATAATCGCAAGATTTCACTGTCGCTGGCTGGCGGCAAGAAAAAATAGCCTATAGAAAAAGAGTAATGTAAACAGTTCGCCGAGGTGTCACGCCGGCGATGAAAGGAGCACGAGCAGATGACAGAAAAGATTGTCGCAATTGCAGATTCAGTAACCGTCGGAGAGCTCGCTACCACCTTGAATCTACCGGTTACGACGCTGATCGGCGAGCTGTTTAAGAATGGTATCGCGGCGACGATTAATCAGCGGCTGGACTTTGAGACGGCGTCGATCATCGTTGAGGAGCTGGGCCTTGAGGTGACACTCAAGAAAAAGGAGGCGACCGTTGGTCATACGCGTGTGGAGCATACGCTGTCAGAACGGGCAGTGCCGCGTCCACCGATTGTGGCGGTGATGGGGCATGTTGATCACGGCAAGACGAGCTTGTTGGATGCGATTTTGGGTAACAAGACCGCTGCGGGCGAGGCCGGCGGTATCACGCAGCACATTAGCGCCTACCAAACGAGGCATAACGAGCGGATGATTACACTGCTGGATACACCGGGGCACGAGGCGTTTGCGGCATTGCGGCAACACGGCGCGGTGCTGACAGATGTGGTGATTATCGTGGTAGCGGCAGATGACGGTGTCAAGCCGCAGACCGTCGAGGCGATTCGGTTTGCCCGTTCGGCCAATGCGAAAATCGTGGTGGCGATCAATAAAATTGATAAAGATACCGCCAACCCACAGCTGGTAAAAACGCAGCTGGCGTCTGAGCATGGTCTCAACCCTGAGGAGTGGGGCGGCGATACGGTGATGGTGGAGGTCAGTGCTAAAACTGGCCAGAATTTGGATAAGCTGCTGGATATGGTGCTACTGGTGGCAGATATGGAAGACTTGCGGGCGGATGAGGACGTACCAGCCGAGGGCTTGGTGATTGAGGCGCATATGGAAACCGGGCGCGGCGCAGTGGTTGGGCTACTCGTCGAGCACGGTCAGCTGAAACCAGCGTATTATTTGGTGGCTGGTACGGCGTACGGTCGAGTACGGACAATGTCGGATTTTCGTGGTCAGACAATGAAAATGGCCGGCCCGAGTACGCCAGTCAATGTGACTGGTTTTAAGGAGCTGCCGCAGTTTGGTGATAGCTTTCGGTTGGCTAAAAATGAGAAAGAGGCACGGCATTTGGCGCAGGCGGCGCGCCTAGAGCAGGAAAAAATGGCTGCCAGCACCAA of Candidatus Nanosynbacter lyticus contains these proteins:
- a CDS encoding C39 family peptidase produces the protein MDKKQTEQPESLRPERRGVVAICAPWLRRPKSWVIIGSGIVALAGIVVGTLFVITTRGNVSVERVSDEALQEVDRPVRLKFSQQLGEVKPKITPEVRGVWREKRQLFGVFEMEFTPDQPLTADTNYTVAFPGVRRSLFGHATIHDVSFKTQKAPRVDTASLDGKEVIAMDQALTVRLGSRAGKLRDLELTTEPALELKRESSDDQTFSWKYAGLLAPDTQYTFKLYDKAQKEELKRFTVKSAPLPAIGSPIKEHSVTPSDELKLTFQEAIDAKDRPHIAVDTAGNGSWRSDTEYVFKADKLEPGKTYTYTIPKGLRTARGGVLVEEVKKTFTTNGHVRGVGASPWRTTVDQAAQDVRITFDQAVDHKSAQDRLRVSSGTVQSISWRGNTMIARVVNIGFQRQVQVWVEPGVQPVFGLPSVERIATSFTTNSRVVKLNNVPFYRQAYAQSCEAASLRMALAYRGVHDSDWNILQRFGYRPRSRDKATNEWDDPNVQFVGDVNGNQGAGTGWGVYAGPVARAAGQYGRGTSVAYGANANFVAQQIHNGNPVIAWGVWRIGAKIDSWRTPSGRTVSGPIPMHVRLIVGVRGEPHDPLGFYVNDPISGRLYWTRAQFVAMTAGAGPAAQLLAVH
- a CDS encoding con-10 family general stress protein, with the translated sequence MAGTKIGGMKAAAKNLARDPDFYAKIGAKGGRNGRTGGFAANPALARIAGAKGGRISRRRKVTTTATTTVNPTTTVSTVQATAQDDVTLAA
- a CDS encoding ROK family protein, encoding MIIAIDTGGTKTLVGRFTDNGTLETTTRFATPTDITAYIKQVVETITVIAEGAPVTDISIGLPGTVTGGVATYCINLGWCEVPIRDLLAEHFPDAQIILENDANLAGLASIRRLEPQPACGLYVTIGTGIGTSIILNGTLHPSLRSSEAGHMQVAYQSTIDSWENLASGRALSQQFGELSDATPPEAWFEAAKRLSLGLQALIAAIQPNVIVIGGGIGRYTDKFSASLAGLITEKLPSFITCPHIVGAAHPEESVLYGCYDNAIAHR
- a CDS encoding 30S ribosomal protein S1 encodes the protein MANPLTMDDLLAQASDSVKQLTAGEVVHGTILSIKKHEVLIDLGPLGVGLVPRREVSMSNNYAEGDEVTASVVEVELDNGYSLLSMRKAARDRGWDEVATKLESGEIVTVTPYDANRGGLLAEYEGVRGFLPVSQLSAEHYPRVGSSDKDEILQRLNVLVNKEIRVRILDADRKANKLIFSEKEAIKEGLAERFEKLSVGDTVKGIVTGVVDFGVFVNVEGIEGLIHISEISWERVNNPSDYVKVGQTVEAKIIAIDKERLSLSMKQLTKDPWLDEVEQFKPGEDVEGTVTRITPFGAFVQLSPAVEALVHVSELGGDGTDPEKVFTLNERKTFTVLEIDKDNRKISLSLAGGKKK
- the infB gene encoding translation initiation factor IF-2 encodes the protein MTEKIVAIADSVTVGELATTLNLPVTTLIGELFKNGIAATINQRLDFETASIIVEELGLEVTLKKKEATVGHTRVEHTLSERAVPRPPIVAVMGHVDHGKTSLLDAILGNKTAAGEAGGITQHISAYQTRHNERMITLLDTPGHEAFAALRQHGAVLTDVVIIVVAADDGVKPQTVEAIRFARSANAKIVVAINKIDKDTANPQLVKTQLASEHGLNPEEWGGDTVMVEVSAKTGQNLDKLLDMVLLVADMEDLRADEDVPAEGLVIEAHMETGRGAVVGLLVEHGQLKPAYYLVAGTAYGRVRTMSDFRGQTMKMAGPSTPVNVTGFKELPQFGDSFRLAKNEKEARHLAQAARLEQEKMAASTNVTSSDILKMMSQQHDAESFNVLVKADVQGSLTSVIDSLKLIDTGGLVDLHVIGSGVGNISENDIHLAVGENTVIYGFNVDLPPAVKRLAAREHVEVRLYRVIYELLDNARQSMEALLAPEVVETEVGQLRVKGVFRTVREEVIAGGEMMTGKVYKGLLARLKRGDEHIAEVEVSSVQRQHQEAKEVFEGEMCGLSLKTTRKVVVEEGDTLEFFTRELVKKTL